In Clostridium thermosuccinogenes, the genomic stretch ATGGTGTGAACAGGACCCTGAGGATTGGTGGCGGGCAGTTAAGATCACTGTTGGTCGACTTTTGAAAGATTTTCCTTCTGTTCAAAGTATAAAAGGTATAGGCTTATGCGGACAGATGCACGGTATGGTATTACTGGACAGTAAAGGGGATGTAATAAGACCATGCATATTGTGGTGTGATCAGAGAAATGAAAAACAATGCCAGGATATTCAGGAACGTGTCGGTGGAGTAGCTGGACTTCTGAAACTCACAAGCAATAAAATGCTAACTGGGTATACCGGTGGTAAGATTTTATGGACGATGGAGAATGAACCAGCAAACTTTGAGAAAACCAGAATCATATTGAACCCGAAAGACTACATTAGATTCCGGCTTACCGGAGAATATGCCACTGAAGTATCCGATGCGTCGGGAACAGGTTTGTTTGATGTAAAAAACAGGAAGTGGTCAGATGAGCTCTTATCAATTCTGGGAATTTCAAAGGAATTACTGCCTTCATGCTATGAATCAATTGAAATAAGTGGTAGATTGTCTAACAACGCTGCAGAGGAATTAAAACTGCCTTATGGTCTGCCGGTTGTAGGAGGTGGAGGGGATGCAATTGTCCAATCCATAGGCTCAGGTTTGGTGAAAAGCGGTGTGATGGGAGCTACCATTGGTACAGGAGGACAGGTCACTGCAAATTTGGACAGCTGTTGTAACAACCCTGAGGGTAAGCTTCAGATATTTTGCAATGTAATTCCCGGAAAGTGGCATGCTATGGGTGTTATGCTCACTGCCGGCGGTGCCTTTAAATGGTTGAAGAATTTGCTTTATGAAGACATGAAAGAGATCGACAGTAGAACAGGAAATGTTTTTGAAATGATGGACAAAAAAGCAGAAAATGTCCCGGTTGGTTCAGAAAGACTCTTTTTTTTGCCGTACCTTAACGGGGAACGATGTCCGCATAATGATCCATATGCGCGGGGGGCTTTTGTGGGATTGAATCTAAGACACAAAAAACCTCATCTTATAAGAAGTGTGCTGGAAGGGGTAGCCTTTGGGCTTAGAGATCTGTCTGAAGTGATAATGGAACTGGGAATAACTCCTAAAAGAATATATGCATCTGGTGGAGGAGCAAACAGCAATTTATGGCGGCAGATAATTGCTGAAATCTTAAACATGGATGTATACACTATGAATACTGCGGCTTTTGGTGGTGCTTACGGGGCTGCTTTGCTCGCTGGCGTAGGAACTAATACCTGGGCTTCAGTTGAAGAAGCAGCAATGGTAATGAAAGTGAAAACGAAAAACCATCCTGAAAACGAAAACACTGTTAAATATAATTCATTATTCCCGATTTACAAGCAGTTGTACGGGTCTCTTAAAGAAGATTTCAGAAAAATATCCAAAATAGCAGAGGTGTAATATAAAAAAATTAAAAAACACCATAAAAACTTGCTGTTTGCTTTCATAGCTATAGACTTGGAGGTAAAAGGATTATGAACTGTATAAAAATACAAAGCAAAACTGAAAATGTAATTCCTGCTTTCCCACTAAAAATTAGTGAAAACAGGCGTTATTTGGTTGATCAAAATAATAAGCCTTTCTTTTATCATGGGGATACTTGCTGGAAGCTCTTCTGGGAATTTACTGAAGAAGAAGCGGAGTTGTATCTTGAGGACAGGAAGCAGAAAGGCTTTACTGTGATTCAAGTGCAATTGCTACCCCACCGGAATTATCAGGCAAACAGGGAAGGCAATACTCCATTTATGGTACGGGGAGATCTTACAACTCCAAACCCTGCATATTTTGCTCATGTAGATAAGGTGATAAAAATTGCCATGGAAAAAGGTCTTGGCTTGCTTATTGCACCTGTTTGGGCAAGCAAGTGGGAGCAGGACTGGTATAAGCACCTTAACACAGATAATGCAGAAATCTTCTCCCGTTATCTGGCAAACCGCTATAAGGACTTCAAGAGTATTATCGGGTGGATACATGGCGGTGACGATGATGCGCTGGAATTGCACAATTGCATCCGTATCTTCGGCAGAATATTTAAAGAAGTTGCTCCATGGCAAATCAACACTTTTCATGCGAATCAAAAAGGCGGATGGGAATTTTTCAATAATGACACATGGTATGACATGAACATGGCGTATTCCTATAATTACAGCAATATGGTTGAACAGATGACGAAAGCCTATCATCTAAATCCAGTCAGACCTGTAATTCTGGGAGAGACCCATTATGAGTATAATACAGGTATTTCCAGCTCTCTTCTTCGTAAATTTGCCTATACCAGTGTAATACTGGGAGGAGCAGGACAAACTTATGGAAATAAGGATATCTGGATTGCGACATGCTTCTGGCGAGTAGCAATGGATGCACCTGCAGCACACCATATGAGTCATTTAAAAGAGCTGTTTACATCAGTGAAATGGTATCAGATGATTCCGGACACCACCCATGTTCTGGTTACCAAAGGATACGGCTCTGGTGAGGAATTCGCTCCTGCATGCTATTCAGAGGATGGCAGTTTAGCAATTGTTTACATTCCAACGGCATGTACACTTACGATAGATACTGATAAATTTTCAGGTGAAACAGAAGCGTATTGGTTCGATCCAACCAGTGGAATGTATATTGACATCGGAAATGTCACTATACAAGGGGAGAAAAAGTTCAAAACACCTGGTAAAAATTCTGATGGGGATGAGGACTGGGTTTTGTTATTTAAGGGAAATTGCAGTATATAAGAGGAGTTTAGCATTTACGCGAGCGGGGGTGATTATGTATGAAGCATATTGTCATTGGGTGTGATAATGCAGCCTTTGATTTGAAAATGCAAATCACTAAAATGCTGAAGCAGGATGGAGTGGAGTATGAGGATGTAGGTGTGTATTCTGTTTCCGATGAAAAAATGTATCCGTTGATTGCAAAAGAAGTAGCGGAAAGAATAATCGAAAGCGGATATAAGAAAGAAGGTATCCTGCTGTGCGGTACAGGTATAGGTATGGCCATCACTGCCAACAAGTATCGGGGAATTTATGCAGCGGTTTGTCATGATATATATTCTGCAGAAAGGGCACGTTTGAGCAATAACACTAATGTTATTACGATGGGAGCAAGAGTGATTGGCTGTGAACTGGCAAAAAAAATTGTGAAGGAATGGCTTAAATTGGAGTTCAAGCCTGGCAGTTCATCTCCTAAAATTGAAAAGATTTATGAGATTGAAAAAAGTAATTTTATGGATAAATAATATAAATCTAATTTGATAAGAGGTAAGCCATATGTATTATATTGAAAACTGGGATAAAATTCAAAAGCGTTTTGAGGAATTTTGGGCCAGGGAGAATCATGACAGGCCGATTATTAGTATTAAAGCACCAAAAAACAGACAAACTGCCGGCAAGCTTCCTTCTTTTGCAACTTTAAAGGAACGGTGGCTGGATACGGAGTATATGCTGCAGGAAGCTAATCTACAGTTTCAAAACACATTTTATGCAGGAGAAGCTTTTGCAGCCTTAAATCCCAACCTCGGGCCGGATCTGTTTGCTGCTTGCTACGGCACGGAATTGGAATTCGGAGAGGATACCAGCTGGGCAATCCACAGCATGACCGACAGCGAAGTTGAGGAATACAAAGGTCTTGTAATCGAGAAGCAGGGATTTTACTATCAAAAAATACTCGAAATGACTCGTGCAGCGGTGGAGGATGGAAAAGACAAGTATGTTGTGGGAGTTACCGACTTACATCCTGCTGCAGATGCGCTGGTTTCACTTAGGGGGCCGGAGACTTTATGTATTGATACAATCGATAATCCTCAATTTGTCCGTAAGGCCACTTTAGATCTGTTTGAAGGCTTTAAGCAGATTTTCACCGATTTGTGTGATATTACTACAAAGTATCAAAAGGGGACCACTAATTGGATGGGTATCTGGCATCCCAAAAGGTGGTATGTGACAAGCTGTGATTTTTGCTGCATGATTTCTACAGATATGTTTGAAGATCTGTTTATGGAAGAACTGGAAAAGGAACTAGATTTCCTGGATGCCAGTATATTCCATCTGGATGGGCCCGGTGCACTGAGGCATCTTGACAGGCTTCTGCAGATTGAAAAATTGAAAGGTATACAGTGGGTTTACGGGGCAGGACAGCCGACTGCATCTCACTGGCTGGAGGTTTTAAAGAAGATACAAAATGCAGGTAAGCTGATACAGGTGGCAGTAGAGCCTCAAGAGTTGGATGTTATGCTTGAGAACCTTGCTCCCGAGGGAGTGATGTATGTGATTAATGCTGACTCAGAGGATCAGGCAAAAGAACTGATGAAAAAGGCCGAGCAATATAAAAGGAAAGTTTTTTAATCGACGTGAGAAAAGCAGGCATTGTTTTGTATCAATAAAACCTAAAATCCCTTGATAGATAGCATTTAATATGGAACAAGCGTAATTTTAATTGACGCTACCATAAAGGCGCAGTGTAAAGTAACTTATGAAAATCACCCCAAAACACTATCAAGATAAAAATGAACCTTGAAAAAGTTAGGAGGCCTATTTATGAAAAATAGAATAAAACTCGGATATGCTCCGACAAGACGCTTTATATTCAGCAAGGAGGATGCATACAAATATAAGGAATTAACACTTAAGAAAATTAAAAGCTTTACAGATGCTGAAATTGTTGATATCGAAGGAATAAACAAGGAAGGTTTGCTTTTTGACGATAATGATGATATTAAAAGAGTAATTAAGAAATTCAAGGACGAGGAAGTGGATGCTGTGTTCTTCCCCCACTGCAATTTTGGCACAGAGGATTCTGTAGCCAGGGTGGCAAAAGCGGTTGGAAAGCCTGTGCTTATATGGGGTCCACGGGACGAGGCTCCTCTTCCAGATGGAAACCGTCTTCGTGACACACAATGTGGGCTGTTTGCCACAGGCAAGGTATTAAGAAGGCATAATGTTCCTTTTACATACATTGTTAACAGTACGTTGGAAGATCCGGTATTTGAAAGGGGATATATAAATTTTATCTCAGCTGCTAGTGTTGTAAAAGCTATGAGCAATTTACGCATACTTCAAATATCAACAAGACCAGCCAGCTTTTTAACAATGATGTATGATGAAGGAATGTTGCTGGAGAAGTTCGGCATAAGCGTAATTCCCACAACTTTGCAGGATATTAAGGCTACATTGGAGAAAATTGAAACGGAAAATGGGTCTGAATTCAGAGAGACCATAGAACTGATTAATTCCAAATTGGACTGCAGTGAAGCTACTGCTTCTGCTATTAGCAAAGTGGCAGCACTGAAGGTAGCCATAAAGAAGCTTGTCACCGAAAATGGATGCACCGCTGCAGCGATACAATGCTGGACGGCTTTACAGGATAGCATAGGCATTGTGCCTTGTCTTTGCAATGCGCTTCTTACAGACGAAGGAATTCCTGTTACCTGTGAGACGGATATACATGGAGCAATAACGGCAGTCATGGCACAGGCTGCAGCAATGGGAAAGGCAGCCCCTTTCTTTGCTGATCTGACAGTGAGACACCCTGAAAACGATAATGGAGAATTGCTGTTTCATTGTGGAAATTTCCCTGTTTCATTAGTCGCCAACGGATGTACACCGAAATTCGGAACACAGTTTGCATTAGATTCCCATGCTCCGGGTACGGTTGAAAATGAAATCAGAGGCGGAGATATATCTGTTGTAAGGTTTGATGGAGACCATGGCGAATATTCATTGTTTTTGGGTAAGGCAAAGGGGATCAAAGGACCTTTCACCCGGGGAACCTACTTGTGGGTTGAAGTTAATGACTGGCCGCTCTGGGAGGAAAAACTGGTAAAGGGACCCTATGTTCATCATTGTACGGGAATTCATCATGATGTTATACCTGCATTATATGAGGCCTGCAATTATATCCCTGGTCTGAAAGCCGATCCTGTGGATCCCACTGAAGAACAGATTAAAGCATGGCTCAGAGGCGGGGATTAGAATAGTTCGGAACAACAATCCATTATTCAATTAGATTGTAGTAAAGCTGATCGTCATAACAGAAAATGCAGTGAATTCGGTTTAAATTATTTAAGTTTGCCATTCGGCAAAGGGAGGTTAAAATGTCTGATATTCGACCACAATACATTAAAATTAAAGGAAACGGTAAATACGTAACAGGCAATACAGAAATAAGATGCAGCATACCAATTGTAAAAGAAATGTTTAAACAGGCTTCTGTAGGAGCTTGTTGCAGTAAAGCTGAATTTTCAAAGATTTCCTTTATGTCTGATATTCCAAAAAATATTGAAGAAGAAGTGACAAAAGAGTTTAACCTGTCTTTTGTTGACAATGAAGAGGCCTTTGTTATTGATATAGACGGAGATATAAATATTTATTCACGATCAGACAGAGGATTGTTCTATGGCTGCATAACACTGCTTCAGATGATGAAAGATCAATACCTGGACAGAATGCTGGCGTTTGATTATCCGTCATGCCCTGAAAGAGGTGTAAAAGTATATCTGCCATCGGAAAGAAATATTGAATATTTTAAGCAATTCGTTGATATGATCTGTTATTTCAAGTACAACACCATAATGATTGAAGTGGGGGGAGCAATGGAATATAAGAGGCACCCTGAAATCAACAGCGGTTGGATTGAGTACTGTAAAGAGATGTCCGAGTATTCGGGAAAAACCACAAAAATCCAGGATCATACTTATAAATGGTATAAAAATTCAATACATGTGGAAAACGGAGAGGGTAGCTTCTTAAGTCAATCCAGGGTGAGAGAATTGGTGGAGTACTGCCGGGAAAGAATGTTGGAAGTAATTCCTGAAGTGCCGTCATTAAGCCATTGCGATTATTTGCTGTTGAACCACCGGGAGATTGCAGAAAGGCAGAATGATCCTTATCCTGATACCTATTGTCCATCAAACCCGAAATCCTATGCACTTCTGTTCGATATACTGGATGAAGTTATTGAAGTATTCAAGCCTTCGGTAATTAATATAGGACACGATGAATATTATTCCATCGGTATTTGCGAAAATTGCAAGGATAGAAAGGCAGAGGACATTTTTGCGGAAGATATAAGAAAGATTCATGACTACCTCTCAAAGCGGGGAATAAGAACCATGATATGGGGCGATAAGCTTCTTAAAGATGTTTATGTCAAGGACGCAGGCCCTTTTGGTGGAGCTGAGATAAAAATGTATCATCCTGCCTGGCATATTAACGATGGTGAATATGTAGGAATGATCCCAGCTACATATAAAGCTATTGACTTAATTCCGGCAGACGTAAAGATCTTGCACTGGAACTGGGGCTTGGGAGAAAAACTGGAGGATCAATTCCTTGAGAGGGGAATGGAAATTACATATGGCAATTTTGAGGGATATGAATTTCCTGGTTGGAGCGAGCATATACAAAAAGGCATTAAGGGTGCAATAATATCCAATTGGAGTACACTCAATGAAATCATCCTTCAGAGAAATGGGATACTTTTCGGCATAGCATATGCTTATTTCATGTTCTGGAATGATAAGTACAACGATTCCATGTTCCAGGAAGTAAGAGACAGGGTTTTATCTGAGTTATTCAACTACAAGTATGGAAACATATTGGATTTGGATATGACAGAAGATAGAAAGGAACAGGTCGAGTTCATTGAGTTTCTGCATGCTACCGATTATAATGTAGCTTATAAATCATTTGTGGATGGAGTTTTTACTGAATCAGACATTTATACTATAGGACAATATGTAATTCGATATGATGATGGCACAAAGGCAGTTGTTCCTATCGTTTATGGGGAAAATATCAGTAGCAGGGATGTCTCATGGGATAGGAAGAGAAGCGAATTTGAACCGGTTTATAAGATTGACCGACACCTTGCTGAGGTTTCAATGACAACATTGCCAGTCAAAATGGGTGAAGACACCTATTATAGATTTATTTGCAGAAATCCCTATCCGAAAAAACGTATAGACACTATATCCATAGAATGTGATGAGAGCAAAAAATGTAATATTTATCTTAAAAGCATAAAGTATTTATGATTTTTATTTCAGGAACAATGCGCTCAGAGATATATGTTATATGTATTATGCTATTACAGCGGGGAGCTTTATGCGTACAGTTGTACCTTTACCCAGGATACTGCTGTAGCTAAGACCGTATTCCTGACCATAATACAGTTTGATTCTGTCGTTGGTATTTTTTACTCCATATCCGTGCCTACGGGTTGATTTGTCTTCAAGAAGTATCTGGTTGACCACTTCTTCAGGCATACCCACTCCGTCATCCTTGACTTCTAGAATGATAATATTGTTTTCTTTTTTTGCAGATATATTTATTGTTCCTGATTTTTCTTCCTTTTCAAATATACCATGTATGATTGAATTTTCTACTATCGGCTGAAGAATGGTTTTCAATGTTGAATACTCATATATACATGGTTCAATATCCAATATTAATTTTATCTTGTTTTCAAAACGTAGATTTTGTATTTGCACATATAACTGAACATGCATCAACTCATCTTTAAAAGAAATTACATCTTTTCCCTGACTGAGGCTCAGCTTGTAAAACTTTGATAAGGAAGCGACCATTTGTGTAATTTCTGGAATGCTGTGCTTAATAGCAAGACAGTTTATAAGATCCAGTGAATTATATAGAAAGTGGGGGTTAATTTGGGCCTGCAGGGCTCTTAGCTCCGCACTCTTCATTTCCTGACCCATGATGTATTTTTCTTCTATCATATCAGACATACGTGTCACCATTTTATTGAAACTGCCTATAAGCTCACCTATCTCATCTTTACCTATCTGCCTGAGCGATACTTTTAAATTACCGTTTTCAACCTTTTTCATTTCACGGTTAAGAAGGAATATCCTTTTGAGACTTGATTTGGAAGTGAAATATGCAAGAAAATAAGATACGGAAGAAATCAGAATTAATAATATTATCATTTCATTTCTTAACTTGTTCTGAAGTACGACTATATCGCTTTGTGGGATGATTGCGTGAACATACCAGTCTGTAAAATTAAGCTTCTTTGATGTGATGGCATATTTGCTATTATCGACTGTTATGAATTCCCATTGCCGTAATCCAGATTTGCCGGAAACAGTCTTCATTTTGTCCCAAAAAGAGTTTTGCTTAGCGTTCGGTATAGGAAACAGAATTTCGTCGCCATCGGTAATGAATACAGCGCTGTTTTCAGTTATTGCAGCATTTTTTAAAGCAGTTTCCACCTTTTCTGTCTTAATGTCCACCCTTAAAGCCGCAAGGGGCTGCTTAAGCGATTCCAAACTGTAAATGATTCTTACATATGAGAAAAAATCCAGGCTGGATGTGTCTGAATCCTCTAATTTGAATGGAGGTGCCCATAACTTGTTTTGATCGTTGCTGAGTAAATTTTTATACCAGCTCTTATCTGATATTTTTGCAAGGCTGAATATATTAACATTGTTTTCTGAGTAATAGGAATTAATATTTATATAAAAGCGGATAATATCAATATCTGACACTTTCTGAATATAATCAAAGCGTTTTATCAGCATTTTGTAATCTCCCAACTGTTCTATAGGGGAGTAATCTGTTGTATCCTTGGATGCGATTATATAGATATCTTCGTCAAATAATATGTTTTGCATTGCATTATTCATGCTTTGGAAATATCTCTCAAGGATCGACACACTTTCATCAAAGGACTGAGACGCAGAGTTTATTGTCTGCGTGAGAACAAGCTCGTTTATCCTGCTGTATGAAATGAGTGTGAAAATAATCAAAGGAATAATGATAAACGCAATAAATATAAAAACGATTTTTGTTTTTATCGAAACACTATCAATAATATTGGTAATTATCTTATTGAGCATTGTTTTCATTGCGATGCTTCTCCCTGAAATGTTTGGGTTTTATCCCCACAACTTTTTCAAATACTTTCGTAAAGTATTTGGCGTCATGATAACCGACATTTTTTGCAACCTTATTTAGTTTCACGCTGCTGTCTTTCAAAAAATGCTTTGCCTTCTCAATCCTTACTTCGGTAATGTACTGATTGATCGTTTTTCCGGTCTCCTTTTTGAACAAAAAGCTTAAATAATTAGGAGTGAGATATATATGTTTAGCGATTTTATCTATGGTTAACCGCTCGTCATGGTAGTTCGCCAAGATATAAGATGTAACCTTTGAAATTATGTTTTTATCATTACTATCTTCAATTCCTTG encodes the following:
- a CDS encoding sensor histidine kinase, whose translation is MKTMLNKIITNIIDSVSIKTKIVFIFIAFIIIPLIIFTLISYSRINELVLTQTINSASQSFDESVSILERYFQSMNNAMQNILFDEDIYIIASKDTTDYSPIEQLGDYKMLIKRFDYIQKVSDIDIIRFYININSYYSENNVNIFSLAKISDKSWYKNLLSNDQNKLWAPPFKLEDSDTSSLDFFSYVRIIYSLESLKQPLAALRVDIKTEKVETALKNAAITENSAVFITDGDEILFPIPNAKQNSFWDKMKTVSGKSGLRQWEFITVDNSKYAITSKKLNFTDWYVHAIIPQSDIVVLQNKLRNEMIILLILISSVSYFLAYFTSKSSLKRIFLLNREMKKVENGNLKVSLRQIGKDEIGELIGSFNKMVTRMSDMIEEKYIMGQEMKSAELRALQAQINPHFLYNSLDLINCLAIKHSIPEITQMVASLSKFYKLSLSQGKDVISFKDELMHVQLYVQIQNLRFENKIKLILDIEPCIYEYSTLKTILQPIVENSIIHGIFEKEEKSGTINISAKKENNIIILEVKDDGVGMPEEVVNQILLEDKSTRRHGYGVKNTNDRIKLYYGQEYGLSYSSILGKGTTVRIKLPAVIA
- the xylB gene encoding xylulokinase; protein product: MQHQYLIGIDIGTSGCKSVIVNELGKIISEAYYEYGMSTSEPGWCEQDPEDWWRAVKITVGRLLKDFPSVQSIKGIGLCGQMHGMVLLDSKGDVIRPCILWCDQRNEKQCQDIQERVGGVAGLLKLTSNKMLTGYTGGKILWTMENEPANFEKTRIILNPKDYIRFRLTGEYATEVSDASGTGLFDVKNRKWSDELLSILGISKELLPSCYESIEISGRLSNNAAEELKLPYGLPVVGGGGDAIVQSIGSGLVKSGVMGATIGTGGQVTANLDSCCNNPEGKLQIFCNVIPGKWHAMGVMLTAGGAFKWLKNLLYEDMKEIDSRTGNVFEMMDKKAENVPVGSERLFFLPYLNGERCPHNDPYARGAFVGLNLRHKKPHLIRSVLEGVAFGLRDLSEVIMELGITPKRIYASGGGANSNLWRQIIAEILNMDVYTMNTAAFGGAYGAALLAGVGTNTWASVEEAAMVMKVKTKNHPENENTVKYNSLFPIYKQLYGSLKEDFRKISKIAEV
- a CDS encoding L-fucose/L-arabinose isomerase family protein, encoding MKNRIKLGYAPTRRFIFSKEDAYKYKELTLKKIKSFTDAEIVDIEGINKEGLLFDDNDDIKRVIKKFKDEEVDAVFFPHCNFGTEDSVARVAKAVGKPVLIWGPRDEAPLPDGNRLRDTQCGLFATGKVLRRHNVPFTYIVNSTLEDPVFERGYINFISAASVVKAMSNLRILQISTRPASFLTMMYDEGMLLEKFGISVIPTTLQDIKATLEKIETENGSEFRETIELINSKLDCSEATASAISKVAALKVAIKKLVTENGCTAAAIQCWTALQDSIGIVPCLCNALLTDEGIPVTCETDIHGAITAVMAQAAAMGKAAPFFADLTVRHPENDNGELLFHCGNFPVSLVANGCTPKFGTQFALDSHAPGTVENEIRGGDISVVRFDGDHGEYSLFLGKAKGIKGPFTRGTYLWVEVNDWPLWEEKLVKGPYVHHCTGIHHDVIPALYEACNYIPGLKADPVDPTEEQIKAWLRGGD
- the rpiB gene encoding ribose 5-phosphate isomerase B, coding for MKHIVIGCDNAAFDLKMQITKMLKQDGVEYEDVGVYSVSDEKMYPLIAKEVAERIIESGYKKEGILLCGTGIGMAITANKYRGIYAAVCHDIYSAERARLSNNTNVITMGARVIGCELAKKIVKEWLKLEFKPGSSSPKIEKIYEIEKSNFMDK
- a CDS encoding family 20 glycosylhydrolase — encoded protein: MSDIRPQYIKIKGNGKYVTGNTEIRCSIPIVKEMFKQASVGACCSKAEFSKISFMSDIPKNIEEEVTKEFNLSFVDNEEAFVIDIDGDINIYSRSDRGLFYGCITLLQMMKDQYLDRMLAFDYPSCPERGVKVYLPSERNIEYFKQFVDMICYFKYNTIMIEVGGAMEYKRHPEINSGWIEYCKEMSEYSGKTTKIQDHTYKWYKNSIHVENGEGSFLSQSRVRELVEYCRERMLEVIPEVPSLSHCDYLLLNHREIAERQNDPYPDTYCPSNPKSYALLFDILDEVIEVFKPSVINIGHDEYYSIGICENCKDRKAEDIFAEDIRKIHDYLSKRGIRTMIWGDKLLKDVYVKDAGPFGGAEIKMYHPAWHINDGEYVGMIPATYKAIDLIPADVKILHWNWGLGEKLEDQFLERGMEITYGNFEGYEFPGWSEHIQKGIKGAIISNWSTLNEIILQRNGILFGIAYAYFMFWNDKYNDSMFQEVRDRVLSELFNYKYGNILDLDMTEDRKEQVEFIEFLHATDYNVAYKSFVDGVFTESDIYTIGQYVIRYDDGTKAVVPIVYGENISSRDVSWDRKRSEFEPVYKIDRHLAEVSMTTLPVKMGEDTYYRFICRNPYPKKRIDTISIECDESKKCNIYLKSIKYL
- a CDS encoding DUF4038 domain-containing protein, which produces MNCIKIQSKTENVIPAFPLKISENRRYLVDQNNKPFFYHGDTCWKLFWEFTEEEAELYLEDRKQKGFTVIQVQLLPHRNYQANREGNTPFMVRGDLTTPNPAYFAHVDKVIKIAMEKGLGLLIAPVWASKWEQDWYKHLNTDNAEIFSRYLANRYKDFKSIIGWIHGGDDDALELHNCIRIFGRIFKEVAPWQINTFHANQKGGWEFFNNDTWYDMNMAYSYNYSNMVEQMTKAYHLNPVRPVILGETHYEYNTGISSSLLRKFAYTSVILGGAGQTYGNKDIWIATCFWRVAMDAPAAHHMSHLKELFTSVKWYQMIPDTTHVLVTKGYGSGEEFAPACYSEDGSLAIVYIPTACTLTIDTDKFSGETEAYWFDPTSGMYIDIGNVTIQGEKKFKTPGKNSDGDEDWVLLFKGNCSI
- a CDS encoding trimethylamine corrinoid protein 2 encodes the protein MYYIENWDKIQKRFEEFWARENHDRPIISIKAPKNRQTAGKLPSFATLKERWLDTEYMLQEANLQFQNTFYAGEAFAALNPNLGPDLFAACYGTELEFGEDTSWAIHSMTDSEVEEYKGLVIEKQGFYYQKILEMTRAAVEDGKDKYVVGVTDLHPAADALVSLRGPETLCIDTIDNPQFVRKATLDLFEGFKQIFTDLCDITTKYQKGTTNWMGIWHPKRWYVTSCDFCCMISTDMFEDLFMEELEKELDFLDASIFHLDGPGALRHLDRLLQIEKLKGIQWVYGAGQPTASHWLEVLKKIQNAGKLIQVAVEPQELDVMLENLAPEGVMYVINADSEDQAKELMKKAEQYKRKVF